The genomic DNA TAATTTAGTAGAGGAAATAAGGCATGAAATCAATAAGTATCAAAAAAGTAAATCAAGAATTAATTAATCAAATTATTAAAGATAATAAAACTTATGAAAAAAAATCAAATAATCCTTTAATTAAGTTTTTTTGTAAAACAAACAATGATGAAACTATTAGTATTTATACAAATAATACAGTTTTAATTCAAGCAAATGATGCTGCATTTTTTTTAAGTAAATATGATTTAAAGTCAAATACATCTAAAAAAAATGAAAAACAACTAGATTATAATCATATTAACTATAATAATTTAAATACATTAGGATGTGATGAAGTTGGAGTTGGTGATTTTTTTGGTCCTTTAGTAACTTGTTGTGCTTATATTGATAAAGAGTTTAAATATAATAATAAAGAAATATATAACAAATTAAAAGACTCTAAAAAAATAAATAATGATCAAATATTTAATATTTATAATGAGTTAAGAAGAAAAGTTAAATATTCTGTATTTATCTTAGAAAATAGTAAATATAATGATCTCTATTCAAAATACAAAAATACCCATATCTTAAAAGCAATTTGTCATAATAATGCTTTATTAGATTTTTATAAAAAAAATAAAGAGTTAAAAATTGAAACAGTACTTATGGATCAATTTGTTAGTGAAAAATTATATTTTAATTATTTAAAAAATCTTGATTTAGAAATTGTTAGAGCTATTGAATTTAAAACTAAAGCAGAAGACATATCAGTGGCAGTTGCATGTGCTAGTATAATTGCTAGGTATTATTTTTTAATGAATATTGAAGAATTAGAAGAAAAATATCAAGTTGACTTGCCACTTGGAGCTAGTAATAAAGTTAAAGAAAAAGTACAACTGTATAAAAGTGAATATAAAGAACTTGCAAAAAATTTTATAAAACTACATTTCAATGAAAAAATAAAAAAACCTATTTAAAATAGATAAATTTATACTATTTTTTTAGGTTATTTTTTATTTTACTGAGCCAGTTTTTACAACTTTTACAAAAAACTGTAGTTCAGTTTTTTCTTCAGCCATATATTGTAAATAAAAGTATGGTGTATCATCTGCGTCAGTTAAAGTTTTTCCTTTAATTCTTAATGTATATTTTGAACTATCACTTTCATCTTGTTTTAACTCTAAAACTTCAATATAAAATGAATATGCTGCTGGTAAAACATATGTTTGTAAATATCCATTTTTTGCTGGATTTAATACTTGTATGTTTATTGTTCTATATAGTTCTTGTCCTATACCGTCACTATTTGTTTCAATTGTAAGAGTGTTATTTTCTACACCATCTCCTGTTACTTTAATATCTGGAACTTGAGCACTTTGTGCTTCATTGAATAATAAAACAAAAGTTGTTTTTCCTTTAAGTTTTGACATTTCTTCATTTGCTGTTGCAACAATTTTTCCTTCTTTATCTTTAGTTGCTTGTTCAAAATCAGAGAATATAATATCTTGTTTTTCTTTAATGTCATTTGTTGTTATGTCTGATAATTTTTTTAAAATTGCTTTTTTAGCATAAGTTTGATAATTCATCTCTGGTTTAATTTTTAAATCATCATCTTTTAAAGTTGCTAAATCTAAGTATTGTGCAGATAATCTTATAACTTTAACTTTTATAGAAGCCGATGATTTTCCATATGTTACTTTAATGTCACACTCTCCAACATCAGTCCCACTAATATCAACACTAAAAATACCATTTCCTGCATCATCAGATGATATAGATGGTGCTACTCTTGCAATATCACCATCACTTGTTTCAGCTTTTATTTCTGCATTTTTTTGTGGTTTGTCAACTTTTAAATCTAAAGTTATTTTTTTACCAACCTCAACAGAACTATCTTTGAAACCACTTCCAAATGATACACTACTTCCAAAACAAGATATAACACTATTTGAAGCAGTTGCTATCATTCCAAACGATCCTAAAAAACTTAATAATTTATTCATATTTTTTTCCTTTTCTAAATAATTTATACACTTTTTTTTTTTTTTTTGTAAAGGGGTAAAAAGCATAAAAATTAAAAAAAATGTCAATAACATATGATATTTTCCCTATATATAACAAATAAAAATTTCCCAAATATATAATTTATAATGGGGGATTTAAATATGAGGAGATATTTAAAAATGAATGAAAAAAATAAAATGGAAATAATTAAAGCTGTAATTGATGAAAAACTATCTAAAAAAGCTGCAGCAATAAAAATCTGTCAAACAATAAGAAATGTTAACTTATTAATTAACAAATATAAAAAGTATGGTTACACAGCATTTATCCACAAAAATACTGGAAGAATATCAAATAAAAAAATAAAACATCAAATAAGTGATCAAATTATTGACTTGTACATTAATAAATATGAAGAATATAATTATAAACACTTTTTAGAAAAGCTTTGATCAAACCATCAAATAAGTGTTTCATATACTTACTTAATCAATTTATTAAAAAAGAATAATTTATATTCACCAAGAATTCATAAAGTAACTAAAAAAATGATTAAACAAAAAATTACTAACTTATTAAAAAATGAAAATATTAAAAAACTTGAGAAACGAGAGTATTTAAATACTTTGCTTTCAATAGAAAATATTCATCCTATGCAAAATCGAAAAACAGAGTTTGGTGAGCGCTTGCAAACTGATGCATCAGTCCACTACTGAGTTGATAATGAGAAATGGTATTTACATGGTTTTATAGATGATGCAACAGGTAAAGTTTTAGCTTTATATTTTGATAAAGAAGAAACTCTTATGGGATACTACAATATAACAAAAAAAGTTTTATTGGAGTATGGGATTCCAAAGGAGATAATTACTGACAAAAGGACTGTATTTTGAAGTCAAAAAGAAAAAGAGTCAGACCTTCACTCTGACTCTTTAACACAATACGGATTCTTATGTCATAACTTAGGAATAAAGCTAACAACTTCAAGTGTTCCTCAAACAAAAGGCCGTATTGAAAGGTTGTGAAATACACTTCAAGATCGCCTACCAAAGGAACTCAAAGAAAATAATTTATCAGATATAAATGAAGCAAATTCATTTTTAAATGAATATATTAAAAGATATAATTCACAGTTTTCCCTTCAATTAAATAATATCATTAACTCTTTTTCTATTTTTAAAGAACATAAAAACATAGACTTTTATTTATCAAGAAGATTTGAAAGAACTATTAATAAAGGATCTACAATAAAATACCAAAATAAATTTTATTTACCACATTCGAATGGCGAGCCAGTCTTTTATAAAAATAAAACAAAAATCTTTGTAGTAGAAACTTTTGATGGGCAGTTATATTCAAACTCATTTAGTGAATGAATGCCTTTAATTGAAGTTCAACAAAACTCAACTTATAAAGAAGCTTATGAAGATAAAAGTGTTTCTGATATACAAAAAACACATAAGCAAATTAAAACCAATAGTCCATGAAAATATACTAATTGAATATTTTACAAAAACTCTAAAAATAAAGTTTTGGGAAAAATTGATTAGTTATTGACAGGGGTAAAAAGCATAAAAATTAAAAAAAAAAAAAAATCTTATGCAAATTACTACATAAGATTTAAGTGTTTTATAAATTATTGAATAAAAGCAAAAGCTATAAAGTATGCGATAAACACAACATCCAAGACTCATATAATTGGATGTACTTCTTTAACTTTTTTAGTTGCTAAACATCCAATTGTATAAGTTATTAATCCTAAACCAATTCCTACAGCAATATTATATGTAATTATCATAAATAATATGATAAAGAATGATGCTAATGAAATTTCTGGTTTTTTTCATTCGATTTCAGTTATATTTGAAATCATAATTATTCCAATAAATACAGTTGCAGCACCACTTATACATGATGGTAACATTGTAAATAATGGTGATAAAGCAATACTTAATAACAATCCAATTGAAGTTACAATTGAAGAAAATCCAGTTCTTGCTCCTTGAGAAATACCAACACAACTTTCTGCATAAACTGCATTATGAGAAATTGCCATAAATGAACTGAAAATTGTAGATCCTCCATCAATAATCATTGCAGATTTTGGAATTTCTCTTTCATAAGGTGAGTTTTTATTTGATTCTACCATTACTGAAGTTAATGTTCCTGTAGCATCAAAGAAAGTTAAAATAGTAAATACAAATATTGATATATACATAGTAGGACTTTTTCAAATTGCTAAATTTCCTGCATTGTTAAATGTTGATTTAATATTATTTACAAATCCATTAAACATTGATTTATATTCTCAATTTGAGTTAAATTTTGCAGTACCAAATGAATTTTTAATTACATCATTATTTGGAAGTACATTTGCAAGTATAACTGCAATTATAAATCCCGCCAACATCATAACTGCAATTGGAGCTACAAATTTTTTAAAGTGTAATACTACTGCTCCAAGTAATACCAATGTTCCTATAATTATTGCTGGATAAAATACTTTAAAATTATTTAATGTAGCTACTGGTAAACCACTTATTTCTGTATTTTCATCTCCAATTTTAACTCAACCTATATTAGCTACTCCTACATAAGCGATAAAAAATCCAATTCCTAAACCAATTGCAATATGTAAAGATTTTGGTAAAGCTTTGATAAGCATTTTTCTAACATTTGAAATACTTATTATACAAAATAGAACACCTGATATCATTGTTGCAAATAACGCACCTTGATATCCGATTCCTTTCATAGCGACACTATATGTAAACATAGCATTTACACCCATACTTGGTGCTAGTGCAACAGGTATATTTGAAACCATACCCATTACAAAAGTTGCTGCAAAAGCAATAATTGCAGTTGCTAAAAATACTCCTTTACCATCTAATTTTGCTCCACCATCAACACTTGGAGCATATTTTAATATTTCTGGCTCAACAGATAGTATATAGATCATTGCAAGAAGTGTACTAATTCCACCAATGATTTCTTTTTTTAAAGTTGTATTAAATTTTTTAAATCCAAAGAACTTAGCAAGTTTTGAGTTTTCATTGTCAAATCTCATTTTAGACTTACTAGCTTCTTTGATTTTAATATCATTATTGTCTATTGACATTTTTCCTCCATATTGTTTATCTATTTGAATTAAAAATAAAAAAAATTACACTTAATTAAATAGACAAATTCTTATTTTAGTATAATTCGTGTAATTAAATATAATTTGCGAATAATTTCTTTTAAAAAGCAATTTATAGTGTTTGGATAGGTCCAACGTAGATACTCTAACCCTATATGTTAGATTATACAAATGCTATTTAATTACATTTTCATTTTATATTAATTTATTTGTAATTAATATATTTATTTAAATAAAAAATAAATTAGTTGTCTAATTTATTTTTTGATTATATTTACTTTTACAGCCTCTTTATATATTAAATTTACTTTTGCAGTTTTTAAAATTTTTTTAGCTACATCATCTTTAATTGTATTTTCGTATTTATTGTCTGAATAAATTACTGTTTGTATTCCCGATTGAACAATAATTTTTGCGCATTCAAAACAAGGAAATTGTGAAGTATACATAATACATCCTCTAACACTAGTTGTTGCACTTAAAATTGCATTCGATTCAGCATGAACTACATATGGGTATTTAGTTTCTTCTCAATTACCTTCTCTTGCTCATGGAAAATTATCATCACTCAAACCTCTTGGTAAACCATTATATCCAGATGCAATAATATGATTTAAATCATTTACAACAACAGCTCCAACTTGAGTATTTGGATCTTTACTTCTCATAGCGTTTAATTCAACCATCGCCAAAAAATAAGTTGTTCAATCAATATAATCATTTCTTTTTTTCATTTTAAAATTCTCTTTTAAATAAATGCAGAAATTACATAAGAACTTGCATCCACTCCAGATGATTGAAGTGAATAGTTTCATCCATTCAAATCATGAATTATTTTATTTAAATAATCAGCACTAAAAACTTTATGATTTGCATAAGATAACATTGCTAATAATGCATTTAAATCAGGTGCTATTCCATAAGAAGGAATAAAAATAAATACAACCGGCACTACAAATGCAATACCTAATATTAAAACTGGCAAAATAATATATCCATCAATATTTTTATAATCATATGTAAATAATAATGTTATAGATGCAGATACTCCACAACCTAATATAATTAATACAACATCATATTCACTTACAGTAATAAATAGAACATAAATAAGCATGATTATTAAAGGATAAATTAATCTATTTTTTGAAAATAATACAATTGTATCTGATTTTTTTGATCAAGTTGTTACTCCTAAACTACCTACAACCATTGCTGGTAATATTAAGTTTCCACTAAAAGTTGGTGAAGGAAACATTACAGATAAGAACAATCCAACTAATGGATAAGTAATAAAAATTACAAATGCAAATTTTAAAGTTCCTAATAATCCTTCTGTGTATTTTGTAACTTTTAAGACAAATACACCTAAAAAAATTAATTGAAATGCTGATGCAACAACTCCGTTACCTTGAACATTAAAAATATAAGTAAAAATTCTTCAAAATTGTTGACCAATAATTGTTAATGCTTTATTTGTTCCGCCAAAAAACATTGCTGTTGCACTAGTACCATTAACACCAATTCATGCATCACTAATAAATGAAGATAATAGTAAACAAATAACTGGTAAAATACAAAATGCTACAGAAATAAATATTGAAACCGCACTGTTAGAATTCATTTTTCCAACTAATTTTTTTAATTTGATATTTGATGAACCACTTGGATCTGTAAGAGTTTCTAAAAGTTCTTCTTCACTTAAATTTTCTTCTTCAACTTCTGCTTGTTTAATTTGTAAAGATGTGATTTTTGGAAAATACTTTTTTAGATTCATTCTTGCTTCGTCTAACGAAGAGATACAAACTACTCCTTGCTGACTTCCATCATAAATCGCAATCTTTAAAGTATCAACTTTTTCTCTTTTTGAACCTTTTAATGAATTAACTAATTTATTTAGTTTTTCATCATGTTCTAAAGCTTCTCCTATTGTTAAAGCAATAACTTTAAATTGTGCTTTTTTATTATAAAGATATACATTGTAATCATCACTTATTTCAGCATTTACTTTATATTTTTCAACTTTAACTAGATAATGAACTAATGTTAATCTTAAGTCATTATTATTATTTGACATTTTATGCACCTATTTTTCTATCTCTACTATTTTATCATTAAACTCTTTTGGTAATTCACAAGAAAATTCAAATCTTTCATTTGTTACAGGGTGATCAAAACTTAATTTATGAGAATGCAAAAATTGTCCAAACTCAATATTTTTATCTTCTTTAAATGCATATAAATGGTCTCCTAACACTGGGTGTTTTATAAAAGCCATATGAACTCTAATTTGATGTGTTCTTCCTGTTTCAATAACACAGCTTAGCAAGGAGAATTTATCAAATCTTTTAACTACTTCAAAATTAGTCACTGCTTTTTTTGAATTGATTTCAGTTACTGTCATTTTTTTTCGATTATTTTTATCTCTTCCAATTGGTGCATCAATTTTTCCTTTATTTGGCTCAACATTACCATGGACAAGTGCTAAATATTCTTTATAAATTTCATTATTTGCTAACATTTCTGTTAATCTTTTGTGTGCTTTATCATTTTTTGCAACAATCATTAAACCAGTTGTATCTTTATCTAAACGATGAACTATTCCTGGTCTTAAATATCCTCCAATAGAAGATAAATCTTTAATCTTAAATAATAATCCATTGACAAGTGTTTTATCAGGATTTCCTATTGCAGGATGCACAACTAAGTGGTTTGGTTTATTAACAACGATTATATCTTTATCTTGATAAACTATTTCAAAATCTACATCTTGAGGAATAGCATTTAATTCTTCAGGAGACTTTGGATCAATTGTGATTATGTCTCCGATCAATAAGTTATAATTAGATGAAACTAAATTATCATTAACTTTAATAAAACCTTGTTTTATTAAAGATTGAACATAACTTCTTGAAAAATCATAATCTTGTTTTAAATAATCAGTTACATATTTATCTAAACGATCAGAATTAGTAGTAATTTCAATTGTAATTGGTTCCATATTTAATTACTATTCTCTTTTGAATTTTTATTTTTAAAATCCATTTTTGTTTGTTTTCAATCACTTCTAATTTTTTTACCATTTGCCAAATAATCTTGAAACATTTTGAATTGTACTTTTATTGGTTGTTTTTTCACAGATTGTAAATATTTACTTTCAAGTAGTTTTAAATCTTCTTTAAAGTTTTGATATAAGTCATATAAATCACCTTGTTTTTTATAAAAACCAAGAATTATTTCTTGAACAATAAAAATAATTAAAGCGATAACTAAGAGACCTACTGCAACATTAACATAGACATCAGCGATATTAAATGTATAATCAGTTAATCCAAAAAAATCAAAATCTCATTGTAAAAAATCAACAACCCCACCTTTAATTCCGCCATCTTTACCAGCATTTTGTGGAATAGTAGGAGCTCATGCTCTTCCTAATAAATTTGCTAAACTACCAGCCAACATTAAATTAACAGACTGGGTTCAAAATTTTGGATAACAAAATATTCATACAATAATCAAAGCAATTGTAACAAGTGCTGCTAATGCAATTGCAACAGAAGGTTTTCCTGCATTCATACTTAATGCAGCCCCTGGATTAATTATGTATTGGAATTTTAATAAACCTGGAATAAAAGCAGTAGGTTGTGCCAAATACTCCATTTTTGATGAAACAATAATTTTTGTGATTCAATCAAAACTAGCAAGAAGGATTAAAAAAGGTAAACATCAGATTAATTTGTATCTTCAAGCATAATTATGATTTTTGAAAAATAATTTAATATTTTCAATAATTTCCATCTTATTGTCTCCTTTTATGTATTAATAACATCATAACATCTTTGGCATATATCTTCTACCAATTGATCAAATATAGCTCAACAACGTTCACATTTTAAACCTTGCTTTAATTCTACTTTTACAGCAGCAACATTATTGTTATTTGCATCTTTTGCATTTTCATCAAAATCAATCGAGTTAACAATTAATATTTGACTTAAATCATCAATTTGTTTTATATAATCATATTCAGATTTTAAACTTAAAGTTATTTTTGCTTCAAAACCTTTTTTAATAATTTTTTCATTTCTTGCTTTTTCTAATGCTTCATTAACATCATCTCTTAATTTCAAAACTGTTTTTCATTTATCTACAAACTCATTGTCTTTCAAAAAGTTTTGTTCTCTTAAATCTAATAAATGAATAGACTCTTCTAATTGTAAGTTTTTTATATTTTTATAAGCTTCTTCAACTGTATGAATTAAAATTGGTTTTAACATATCCAATAATGCTCATAATTGTTCATACATAACTGTTTGAACTTGTCTTCTTCTTACAGAATCTTGACCTTCAACATAAACTATATCTTTTATAAAGTCTAAGTAAAATGCTGATAAATCATTAACAACATAGTTATTAAGATGTTTTAATGCAATATTGAAATTATAATCATTAAATGAAGCTATAAATTTATTTTTTACAGTAGTTAAATTATGTAAAGCAAACAAATCAACATCTTTAAATTCATTTTGATAATTTTTTTGACTATCAAAATCACTTAAATTTGATAATAAAAATCTTAATGTATTTCTTAACTTACGATAATTTTCACTAACTTGTTTTAAAATTTCTTTTCCTAATTTTTGATCATCAGTATAGTCAGCAGAAGCAACTCATAACCTTAAGATATCTACTCCCAGATCATTTGCAATTTCTAAAGGATCAATTGTGTTTCCGATTGATTTAGACATTTTTTTACCTTGCTCATCGTTTGTCATTCCGTGAGAAATTAATTCTTTATATGCTGGTTTACCATCATAAACAACTGAGTTAATCATTGATGAGTTAAATCATCCACGATATTGATCTGTTCCTTCTAAATAAACATCATAAGGTCTTGCTAACTTGAAGTTATCTTCCAAAGCAATATTAGAACTTCCTGAATCAAATCATACATCCAAGATGTCTTTTTCTTTTGTTCAACCTTTGTTTCTATTTTCTGGTTCTAAAAATTCGTCAGCATCAAGCTCAAATCATGCGTTAGTTCCTTTTTCTTCTAAAACTTTAACTGCATAATTTACAACCTTATAATCAAATACTGGTTCTAAATTTTTATCATAAAAAGCAATAATCGGAACTCCTCAAAGTCTTTGTCTAGAAATTGTT from Spiroplasma tabanidicola includes the following:
- the rnhC gene encoding ribonuclease HIII, encoding MKSISIKKVNQELINQIIKDNKTYEKKSNNPLIKFFCKTNNDETISIYTNNTVLIQANDAAFFLSKYDLKSNTSKKNEKQLDYNHINYNNLNTLGCDEVGVGDFFGPLVTCCAYIDKEFKYNNKEIYNKLKDSKKINNDQIFNIYNELRRKVKYSVFILENSKYNDLYSKYKNTHILKAICHNNALLDFYKKNKELKIETVLMDQFVSEKLYFNYLKNLDLEIVRAIEFKTKAEDISVAVACASIIARYYFLMNIEELEEKYQVDLPLGASNKVKEKVQLYKSEYKELAKNFIKLHFNEKIKKPI
- a CDS encoding lipoprotein; protein product: MNKLLSFLGSFGMIATASNSVISCFGSSVSFGSGFKDSSVEVGKKITLDLKVDKPQKNAEIKAETSDGDIARVAPSISSDDAGNGIFSVDISGTDVGECDIKVTYGKSSASIKVKVIRLSAQYLDLATLKDDDLKIKPEMNYQTYAKKAILKKLSDITTNDIKEKQDIIFSDFEQATKDKEGKIVATANEEMSKLKGKTTFVLLFNEAQSAQVPDIKVTGDGVENNTLTIETNSDGIGQELYRTINIQVLNPAKNGYLQTYVLPAAYSFYIEVLELKQDESDSSKYTLRIKGKTLTDADDTPYFYLQYMAEEKTELQFFVKVVKTGSVK
- a CDS encoding ISNCY family transposase; this encodes MNEKNKMEIIKAVIDEKLSKKAAAIKICQTIRNVNLLINKYKKYGYTAFIHKNTGRISNKKIKHQISDQIIDLYINKYEEYNYKHFLEKLWSNHQISVSYTYLINLLKKNNLYSPRIHKVTKKMIKQKITNLLKNENIKKLEKREYLNTLLSIENIHPMQNRKTEFGERLQTDASVHYWVDNEKWYLHGFIDDATGKVLALYFDKEETLMGYYNITKKVLLEYGIPKEIITDKRTVFWSQKEKESDLHSDSLTQYGFLCHNLGIKLTTSSVPQTKGRIERLWNTLQDRLPKELKENNLSDINEANSFLNEYIKRYNSQFSLQLNNIINSFSIFKEHKNIDFYLSRRFERTINKGSTIKYQNKFYLPHSNGEPVFYKNKTKIFVVETFDGQLYSNSFSEWMPLIEVQQNSTYKEAYEDKSVSDIQKTHKQIKTNSPWKYTNWIFYKNSKNKVLGKID
- a CDS encoding NCS2 family permease yields the protein MSIDNNDIKIKEASKSKMRFDNENSKLAKFFGFKKFNTTLKKEIIGGISTLLAMIYILSVEPEILKYAPSVDGGAKLDGKGVFLATAIIAFAATFVMGMVSNIPVALAPSMGVNAMFTYSVAMKGIGYQGALFATMISGVLFCIISISNVRKMLIKALPKSLHIAIGLGIGFFIAYVGVANIGWVKIGDENTEISGLPVATLNNFKVFYPAIIIGTLVLLGAVVLHFKKFVAPIAVMMLAGFIIAVILANVLPNNDVIKNSFGTAKFNSNWEYKSMFNGFVNNIKSTFNNAGNLAIWKSPTMYISIFVFTILTFFDATGTLTSVMVESNKNSPYEREIPKSAMIIDGGSTIFSSFMAISHNAVYAESCVGISQGARTGFSSIVTSIGLLLSIALSPLFTMLPSCISGAATVFIGIIMISNITEIEWKKPEISLASFFIILFMIITYNIAVGIGLGLITYTIGCLATKKVKEVHPIIWVLDVVFIAYFIAFAFIQ
- a CDS encoding deoxycytidylate deaminase, with the translated sequence MKKRNDYIDWTTYFLAMVELNAMRSKDPNTQVGAVVVNDLNHIIASGYNGLPRGLSDDNFPWAREGNWEETKYPYVVHAESNAILSATTSVRGCIMYTSQFPCFECAKIIVQSGIQTVIYSDNKYENTIKDDVAKKILKTAKVNLIYKEAVKVNIIKK
- a CDS encoding RluA family pseudouridine synthase; the encoded protein is MEPITIEITTNSDRLDKYVTDYLKQDYDFSRSYVQSLIKQGFIKVNDNLVSSNYNLLIGDIITIDPKSPEELNAIPQDVDFEIVYQDKDIIVVNKPNHLVVHPAIGNPDKTLVNGLLFKIKDLSSIGGYLRPGIVHRLDKDTTGLMIVAKNDKAHKRLTEMLANNEIYKEYLALVHGNVEPNKGKIDAPIGRDKNNRKKMTVTEINSKKAVTNFEVVKRFDKFSLLSCVIETGRTHQIRVHMAFIKHPVLGDHLYAFKEDKNIEFGQFLHSHKLSFDHPVTNERFEFSCELPKEFNDKIVEIEK
- a CDS encoding signal peptidase II → MEIIENIKLFFKNHNYAWRYKLIWCLPFLILLASFDWITKIIVSSKMEYLAQPTAFIPGLLKFQYIINPGAALSMNAGKPSVAIALAALVTIALIIVWIFCYPKFWTQSVNLMLAGSLANLLGRAWAPTIPQNAGKDGGIKGGVVDFLQWDFDFFGLTDYTFNIADVYVNVAVGLLVIALIIFIVQEIILGFYKKQGDLYDLYQNFKEDLKLLESKYLQSVKKQPIKVQFKMFQDYLANGKKIRSDWKQTKMDFKNKNSKENSN